From Desmodus rotundus isolate HL8 chromosome 10, HLdesRot8A.1, whole genome shotgun sequence, one genomic window encodes:
- the CXXC5 gene encoding CXXC-type zinc finger protein 5, with protein sequence MSSLSSGSQDTSGSSSSNNANGSSGSGPKAGVADKSAAVATAAPASVADDAPPPERRNKSGIISEPLNKSLRRSRPLSHYSSFGGSGGSGGGSMMGGESAEKAAAAAAAASLLANGHDLAAAMAVDKSNPTSKHKSGAVASLLSKAERATELAAEGQLTLQQFAQSTEMLKRVVQEHLPLMSEAGAGLPDMEAVAGAEALNGQSDFPYLGAFPINPGLFIMTPAGVFLAESALHMAGLAEYPMQGELASAISSGKKKRKRCGMCPPCRRRINCEQCSSCRNRKTGHQICKFRKCEELKKKPSAALEKVMLPTGAAFRWFQ encoded by the exons ATGTCGAGCCTTAGCAGTGGCTCCCAGGACACCAGCGGCAGTAGCAGTAGCAACAATGCCAATGGCAGCAGTGGCAGTGGCCCGAAGGCAGGAGTGGCTGACAAGAGTGCAGCGGTGGCCACTGCTGCACCAGCCTCGGTGGCAGATGACGCACCACCCCCCGAACGTCGGAACAAAAGCGGCATCATCAGTGAACCCCTCAACAAGAGCCTGCGCCGTTCCCGCCCTCTCTCCCACTACTCTTCCTttgggggcagtgggggcagtggCGGTGGCAGCATGATGGGCGGGGAGTCTGCTGAGAAGGCTGCTGCGGCTGCAGCCGCTGCCTCCCTGTTGGCCAATGGGCACGACCTGGCGGCAGCCATGGCTGTGGACAAAAGCAACCCTACCTCAAAGCACAAAAGTGGTGCTGTGGCCAGCCTGCTGAGCAAGGCTGAGCGGGCCACGGAGCTGGCAGCCGAGGGACAGCTGACGCTGCAGCAGTTCGCACAGTCCACGGAGATGCTGAAGCGTGTGGTGCAGGAGCACCTGCCGCTGATGAGCGAGGCTGGCGCGGGCCTGCCCGACATGGAGGCTGTGGCGGGCGCCGAAGCCCTCAACGGCCAGTCCGACTTCCCCTACCTGGGCGCCTTCCCCATCAACCCAGGCCTCTTCATCATGACCCCGGCAGGTGTGTTCCTGGCCGAGAGCGCGCTGCACATGGCGGGCCTGGCCGAGTACCCCATGCAGGGTGAGCTGGCCTCAGCTATCAGCTCAGGCAAGAAGAAGCGGAAACGCTGCGGCATGTGCCCGCCCTGCCGGCGGCGCATCAACTGCGAGCAGTGCAGCAGTTGTAGGAACCGAAAGACTGGCCATCAGATTTGCAAATTCAGAAAATGTGAGGAACTCAAAAAGAAGCCTTCCGCTGCTCTGGAG AAGGTAATGCTTCCGACAGGAGCCGCCTTCCGGTGGTTTCAGTGA